The Candidatus Koribacter versatilis Ellin345 genome has a segment encoding these proteins:
- a CDS encoding DUF3467 domain-containing protein, whose product MAFPSEPKIQILTTPEYRESYSNSVQVRVNVWDFFLVFGTLHQSSETEVEVRNFQGVYLSPQQAKALLTLLQQNVQNYENTFGEIKLDPRMVGPVH is encoded by the coding sequence ATGGCGTTCCCTTCGGAACCGAAGATCCAGATTTTGACCACCCCGGAGTATCGGGAAAGCTACTCCAACAGCGTGCAGGTGCGCGTAAACGTATGGGACTTCTTCCTCGTCTTCGGCACCTTGCACCAGTCGAGCGAAACGGAAGTCGAGGTCCGCAACTTCCAGGGTGTCTATTTGAGCCCCCAACAAGCCAAAGCTCTGCTCACCCTGCTTCAGCAGAACGTGCAGAACTACGAGAACACCTTCGGCGAGATCAAGCTCGACCCACGGATGGTCGGTCCGGTCCACTAA
- a CDS encoding DUF1569 domain-containing protein, producing MQPYLDQLSQLLQQATAGMNDDQLLRAPEGKWCAAEVLEHLRLTYTGTAKMLEKNRDQAVVEPAPIDDRVSAARKLIFDQGSFFEGLQAPPFATPKTPPDANVRTRIQEDLKRLGVAIDEAEQRRGKDANLGNHFALGPLNGEQWRHFHYEHGRHHAKQLEALKVFAAKA from the coding sequence ATGCAGCCGTATCTCGATCAGCTTTCCCAATTATTGCAACAGGCAACTGCCGGCATGAACGACGATCAGCTCTTACGTGCGCCGGAAGGAAAGTGGTGTGCCGCCGAGGTGCTCGAACATTTGCGGTTGACCTACACGGGGACCGCGAAAATGCTGGAGAAGAACCGCGACCAGGCCGTCGTGGAGCCGGCTCCTATCGATGATCGCGTCAGCGCGGCGCGCAAGTTGATCTTCGATCAAGGCAGCTTCTTCGAGGGTCTGCAGGCACCGCCATTCGCGACGCCGAAAACTCCGCCCGATGCCAATGTGCGCACTCGTATTCAGGAAGACCTGAAGCGACTGGGCGTTGCGATCGACGAGGCCGAACAAAGGCGCGGCAAGGACGCTAACCTCGGAAACCACTTTGCGCTCGGTCCCCTCAACGGCGAGCAGTGGCGACACTTCCACTACGAACACGGGCGCCATCATGCCAAACAACTTGAAGCTCTGAAGGTCTTCGCAGCGAAAGCCTAG